A genomic stretch from Procambarus clarkii isolate CNS0578487 chromosome 14, FALCON_Pclarkii_2.0, whole genome shotgun sequence includes:
- the LOC123769675 gene encoding uncharacterized protein, whose product MGHVQVLVSLALLGLLALTGAQAQKCPEQFNLVGNRCVNVSTEMFSYWNRPKPWNVFRKTCTRMSSHTWNVDFLSNFDVDFLRLTSMEIVNNYPELFKMGYIYWVGAEYGAEAWRWLDGTPVDPKSYIWVSGSPQNTLDPSNMVLVPAGGRRHYAVGRQAGGSAPAVICEAKPKN is encoded by the exons ATGGGTCACGTCCAGGTCTTGGTGTCTCTGGCTCTGCTTGGCCTCCTTGCTCTCACAGGCGCCCAAG CTCAGAAATGTCCAGAGCAGTTCAACCTGGTTGGGAACAGGTGTGTGAACGTCAGCACCGAGATGTTCAGCTATTGGAACCGTCCCAAGCCCTGGAACGTGTTCAGGAAGACGTGTACACGAATGTCCAGCCACACCTGGAACGTCGACTTCCTCTCCAACTTCGACGTGGACTTTCTTCGTCTGACCAGCATGGAGATAGTCAACAACTATCCTG AGCTCTTCAAGATGGGTTACATCTACTGGGTTGGCGCCGAGTACGGAGCTGAGGCGTGGCGCTGGCTAGATGGTACACCTGTTGACCCCAAGTCTTACAT CTGGGTGTCCGGGTCCCCCCAGAATACACTAGACCCAAGCAACATGGTGCTGGTTCCTGCAGGAGGCCGACGTCACTACGCTGTGGGGCGCCAAGCAGGTGGTAGCGCTCCTGCTGTCATTTGCGAAGCCAAACCCAAGAACTGA